A region of Anaerolineales bacterium DNA encodes the following proteins:
- a CDS encoding YcxB family protein, protein MEEDTGSSKRFSFVLTTEIDDVLSAQTARQKLRPFYRFRKILMVILVAAIVIELIQFALLFIISVLLRQVSGNPGVNDLIKIGAIILGFLILVLGFSILNLDETLLRWRIQRAFRRNQAENERYEIVVDSQAVQMNLKDWKTWIGWSRIQKIYAYREGFILFTDNQNNIIIPDRIIEKQVEIETFRDFLAQASGVPVSEIE, encoded by the coding sequence TTGGAAGAAGATACGGGTTCGAGTAAGAGATTCTCGTTTGTGCTCACTACGGAAATTGACGATGTATTATCCGCGCAAACGGCGCGTCAGAAACTGCGCCCGTTTTATAGATTTCGCAAGATTCTGATGGTGATTCTGGTCGCCGCCATCGTGATCGAGCTGATCCAATTCGCCCTGCTGTTCATCATCTCGGTGCTGCTCAGACAGGTGAGTGGAAATCCGGGTGTCAACGATTTGATCAAAATCGGTGCGATCATCCTCGGCTTTTTGATCCTCGTTCTCGGTTTCTCGATTCTCAACCTCGATGAAACGCTGCTCCGCTGGCGCATCCAACGCGCTTTTCGCAGGAACCAGGCTGAAAATGAGCGGTACGAGATCGTCGTCGATTCGCAGGCGGTGCAGATGAATCTCAAAGATTGGAAAACCTGGATAGGGTGGTCTCGCATCCAGAAAATCTACGCTTACCGAGAGGGGTTTATACTGTTTACCGACAACCAGAATAACATAATCATTCCTGACCGCATCATCGAGAAACAGGTCGAGATCGAGACCTTCAGAGATTTCCTTGCGCAAGCAAGCGGAGTACCGGTTTCCGAGATCGAGTGA
- a CDS encoding aminotransferase class III-fold pyridoxal phosphate-dependent enzyme produces MKAEFSQPSLGTYVELVRAEYGLDGEIKPLSGENENYLVSLADGRRYVLKRITERISSEVLEMERQIVAHLQAAGVKLDLPREISTRSGAEEASYRTQDGNTLRARLFEFVSGTPWIAAGVPGDDQLRNLGAVLAEVDLALAAFEHPLARRTHPWDLTRAAQHRSTIDLIRAPNRRRIVEWMFHFYAACTGPRLADLPQSIIHGDVNDENLMLRNGRISGLLDFSDALRNPTVDELAIAMAYAVLDRPDPLLAGAEIIGGYHSIRPLLESEIGVLFPLICGRLCTSVLIAAERRRIDPDRSSWFTTEARAWDLMERLYTIDPAEAEERLTSTIDVHPLRNPGASKQELLGKRSRYISPALSIAYRHPHKLIRGEGQYLFDRRGRPFLDLVNNVCHVGHCHPRVVEAGQHQMAQLNTNTRYLYDGLTDYAARLCATLPDSLTTVFMLNSGSEANELALRLAMAHTGAMDFLVVEGAYHGHTANLISLSPYKFRGPGGCGRTESWVHVVPMPDGYRGTHKGCGREAGIAYGDEVGTVIQDADAPIAGFLVEPLMSCGGQIVPPDGYLERAFRHVREAGGVCIADEVQTGFGRAGSHFWAFELQDVVPDIVVMGKPIGNGHPMAAVVTTEEIAASFANGMEFFSTFGGNPVSCAIGLAVLDVIRDEKLQQRAFELGERFQEGLRRLVPKHALVGDVRGAGLFLGIELVRDRETLEPAAEEAYELVQRLNERGILLSTDGPFHNVIKIKPPMVLTADDVDMTLRCIDDELAGIA; encoded by the coding sequence ATGAAAGCGGAGTTTTCGCAGCCGTCCCTGGGAACCTACGTCGAATTGGTCCGAGCCGAATACGGCCTGGACGGCGAGATCAAGCCGCTCAGCGGTGAAAATGAAAATTATCTCGTCTCGCTGGCGGATGGCCGGCGCTACGTTCTCAAACGCATAACGGAGCGTATTTCCAGTGAGGTACTCGAAATGGAGCGGCAAATCGTGGCCCACCTGCAGGCCGCGGGTGTGAAACTGGATTTACCCAGGGAGATATCCACCCGATCGGGTGCAGAGGAGGCATCCTACCGGACGCAAGATGGAAACACACTACGCGCCCGGCTGTTCGAGTTCGTCTCGGGGACGCCCTGGATTGCGGCAGGAGTCCCGGGGGACGACCAACTCCGGAATCTGGGGGCGGTTCTGGCTGAAGTCGACCTGGCGCTTGCCGCGTTCGAACATCCCCTCGCCCGGCGAACCCATCCCTGGGACCTGACCCGGGCCGCGCAGCACCGCAGCACGATCGATTTGATTCGCGCGCCCAATCGGCGGCGTATCGTGGAGTGGATGTTCCACTTCTATGCGGCGTGCACCGGTCCCCGGCTCGCGGATTTGCCGCAGAGCATCATCCACGGCGACGTCAACGATGAGAATCTGATGCTTCGGAATGGGCGCATCTCGGGCCTGCTCGATTTCAGCGATGCGCTGCGCAATCCGACGGTCGACGAACTCGCCATTGCAATGGCCTATGCCGTCCTCGATCGGCCCGATCCCTTGCTCGCCGGCGCCGAAATCATTGGGGGCTACCATTCCATCCGTCCGCTGCTCGAGAGTGAAATCGGCGTGCTCTTCCCCCTGATCTGTGGACGGTTGTGCACTTCGGTGCTCATCGCCGCGGAACGACGACGCATCGATCCCGATCGTTCCTCCTGGTTCACTACGGAAGCGCGTGCCTGGGACCTGATGGAACGGCTTTACACAATCGATCCCGCGGAGGCGGAGGAGCGATTGACCTCGACGATCGACGTCCATCCTCTCCGAAACCCAGGCGCCTCGAAACAAGAGCTGCTTGGTAAGCGAAGCCGCTATATCAGCCCGGCGCTTTCCATTGCCTACCGTCATCCGCACAAGTTGATTCGTGGAGAAGGCCAGTACCTCTTTGACCGGCGCGGCCGGCCGTTCCTCGACCTGGTCAACAACGTGTGCCACGTGGGGCACTGTCACCCGCGCGTCGTCGAGGCGGGTCAACACCAGATGGCCCAGTTGAACACGAACACGCGCTACCTCTACGACGGCCTGACGGACTATGCGGCGCGTTTGTGTGCGACGCTGCCCGATTCGCTCACCACCGTTTTTATGCTCAACTCAGGCAGCGAAGCGAACGAGTTGGCTTTGCGTCTGGCCATGGCGCACACGGGTGCCATGGATTTCCTCGTGGTCGAAGGCGCCTACCACGGGCATACGGCGAATTTGATCAGCCTCAGTCCGTACAAATTCAGGGGGCCAGGCGGCTGCGGCAGGACCGAATCCTGGGTGCACGTCGTCCCCATGCCGGATGGCTATCGCGGGACACACAAGGGATGTGGACGCGAAGCGGGGATTGCGTATGGTGATGAAGTTGGAACCGTGATCCAGGACGCGGATGCTCCGATCGCCGGGTTCCTGGTCGAGCCGCTGATGTCGTGCGGAGGGCAAATCGTCCCGCCGGATGGCTACTTGGAGCGTGCTTTTCGGCACGTGCGCGAGGCGGGTGGGGTTTGCATCGCGGATGAAGTGCAGACCGGATTCGGGCGTGCGGGCAGCCATTTCTGGGCCTTCGAACTGCAGGACGTGGTGCCCGACATCGTCGTCATGGGCAAACCCATCGGCAACGGCCATCCCATGGCGGCGGTCGTGACGACGGAAGAGATCGCGGCTTCGTTCGCCAACGGGATGGAGTTCTTTTCCACCTTTGGCGGAAACCCGGTTTCCTGCGCCATCGGATTGGCCGTGCTGGATGTGATTCGAGACGAGAAACTGCAGCAGCGGGCGTTCGAGCTGGGCGAACGTTTTCAGGAGGGACTGCGGCGCCTCGTGCCGAAGCATGCCCTCGTCGGGGACGTGCGCGGCGCGGGACTGTTCCTTGGGATCGAGCTGGTGCGCGATCGTGAGACGCTCGAGCCGGCCGCGGAAGAGGCGTATGAACTGGTCCAGCGGCTCAACGAGCGCGGGATTCTGCTCAGTACCGACGGTCCGTTTCACAACGTGATCAAGATCAAACCGCCCATGGTGCTGACCGCGGACGACGTGGACATGACCTTACGCTGCATCGATGACGAACTGGCCGGGATCGCGTGA
- a CDS encoding GNAT family acetyltransferase, with protein sequence MEIRTYSESDQAEVAALWRTVFPDSSSWNVPEEDIVRKLEVQRELFYVALVDETLVGTAMGGYDGHRGWLYYVAVHPDYRRQGIGSALVRQVESGLAGIGCPKVNLQVRATNAAVVDFYRTLGYESEERLSMGKRLE encoded by the coding sequence ATGGAAATACGAACCTACTCCGAATCCGACCAAGCTGAAGTCGCCGCTTTGTGGCGCACGGTTTTCCCCGATTCGTCATCGTGGAACGTTCCCGAGGAAGACATCGTGCGCAAGCTCGAAGTACAGCGGGAGCTGTTCTATGTTGCGCTCGTCGACGAGACGCTGGTGGGAACCGCGATGGGCGGGTACGACGGCCACCGCGGCTGGCTGTACTACGTTGCCGTTCACCCGGACTACCGCAGGCAGGGGATCGGTTCTGCGTTGGTCCGGCAAGTGGAATCCGGTCTGGCGGGGATTGGCTGCCCGAAGGTGAACCTTCAGGTGCGTGCGACGAACGCGGCCGTCGTCGATTTTTACCGGACGCTCGGATACGAGAGTGAAGAGCGCCTCAGTATGGGAAAGCGTCTGGAATGA